The Nitrospira sp. CR1.1 genome contains a region encoding:
- a CDS encoding N-6 DNA methylase yields MANQYTQVELLDLVFRDPATKQGLKFFTKGERSKIQFRAAGTDKIEIFCAKREKWFKAKPEETVRQAFLIWIQETLKYPIHRVGVEWPIQMGQDAEKERADIVIFSDDACTDPYIVFELKKPDSKEGLEQLRSYLRWTGCFFGCWSNGSDYSFQLREDDKETKKGPYKFRDIARLPKLGQDLNDILTPLTFAELKPVSDMRALIERLEHDALANAGVNAFDELFKLFFAKLHDEFRPKRKDKDPVDFRVPTGAPEVIYKRFNDLFQAAKKRPHWDEIFDQGDALKLRGDALRLCASALEPYSLAHTDLDAVDAAFEYLINPEQKGQKGQYFTPRPVVKMAVKMLNPQDGEKVIDPACGSCGFLIHTIRHVQSEYGWNTAQVYKYANEYLYAVDFDDRLKKVAKTMMIIAGDGKANVFGCSSLDIREWQNSDARKKIGEFSKDAKDGDFDIVLTNPPFAGKVTGKAEGAPEIRTVC; encoded by the coding sequence ATGGCGAATCAGTATACACAAGTCGAGCTTCTCGACCTCGTTTTTAGAGATCCGGCCACTAAGCAGGGTCTAAAGTTCTTTACAAAGGGCGAGCGATCCAAAATTCAGTTCCGAGCCGCCGGCACAGACAAAATTGAGATCTTTTGTGCCAAGCGTGAAAAATGGTTTAAAGCCAAACCCGAAGAGACTGTGCGCCAGGCATTTTTAATCTGGATCCAAGAAACTCTGAAATATCCTATCCATCGCGTAGGCGTCGAATGGCCCATACAAATGGGCCAGGACGCCGAAAAGGAACGTGCCGATATTGTTATTTTTTCAGATGATGCCTGTACAGATCCATACATTGTTTTCGAATTAAAAAAACCCGATAGCAAAGAGGGTCTTGAACAGCTTCGTAGCTACCTTCGTTGGACAGGGTGCTTTTTTGGATGTTGGAGTAATGGCAGCGACTACTCCTTTCAATTGCGCGAGGATGACAAGGAAACGAAGAAGGGGCCTTACAAGTTTCGCGACATTGCCCGACTACCCAAGCTCGGCCAAGATCTAAACGATATCCTTACACCGCTCACCTTTGCGGAGCTTAAACCTGTTTCCGATATGCGAGCACTAATTGAGCGCCTTGAACATGATGCATTGGCAAATGCCGGTGTGAATGCTTTTGATGAACTATTTAAGCTGTTCTTTGCAAAGCTACACGATGAATTCCGACCAAAGCGAAAAGACAAAGACCCGGTAGACTTCCGCGTGCCTACAGGTGCCCCTGAAGTTATTTACAAACGTTTCAACGATCTCTTTCAAGCTGCTAAGAAGCGTCCCCATTGGGATGAAATATTCGACCAAGGGGATGCACTCAAACTCCGCGGCGATGCGTTACGCCTCTGCGCGTCCGCATTGGAACCTTATTCGCTTGCCCATACGGATCTCGATGCGGTAGATGCCGCATTCGAATATTTGATTAACCCGGAGCAGAAAGGGCAAAAAGGGCAATACTTTACTCCGCGTCCTGTAGTGAAAATGGCCGTGAAGATGCTCAACCCTCAGGATGGCGAGAAAGTCATTGATCCAGCCTGCGGCTCTTGTGGTTTCCTCATACATACAATACGTCACGTTCAAAGCGAATATGGTTGGAATACAGCCCAAGTCTATAAATATGCGAATGAATACCTGTATGCCGTAGACTTCGATGACAGACTAAAAAAAGTTGCTAAGACCATGATGATTATTGCCGGGGACGGAAAAGCGAATGTCTTCGGTTGCTCTTCTCTCGATATCCGGGAATGGCAAAATTCAGACGCTCGAAAGAAAATAGGAGAGTTTTCTAAAGA